In Fusarium oxysporum f. sp. lycopersici 4287 chromosome 4, whole genome shotgun sequence, a genomic segment contains:
- a CDS encoding endoglucanase, with translation MAPLKTYPLFIFASSVVQVVAHGHVDWLVTNGVAFRGYSAPEMSWNPNHPPVVGWTNGATDNGYVEPNSFADPDIICHKAARPGKGHVTVEPGDKITLQWSTWPESHKGPIIDYLARCPGDCETVDKNDLEFFKIGQEGLIDMSMHSGKWASDVLIATSFSWTLQIPEALAPGNYVLRHEIIALHGSGQPNGAQNYPQCFNLKVTGDGDLAPDGVKGTQLYKANDPGILFNLYTTPLSYKIPGPTLVPGLPSTVSQRVVAATATSSATVPGQTQASTSSKSSSSTSKGSSTSTSTAVGGDTTLKTSTTNRSSSSSTTKDTPQPTEDDDIICGPATGGLPKYSQCGGKDYTGPTVCQWGSSCKVLNPYYSQCL, from the coding sequence ATGGCCCCACTCAAGACATATCCACTCTTCATATTCGCATCTTCAGTCGTGCAAGTCGTCGCCCACGGCCATGTAGACTGGCTTGTAACAAACGGCGTTGCTTTTCGCGGCTACTCTGCCCCGGAGATGAGCTGGAATCCCAATCATCCTCCTGTCGTCGGTTGGACCAACGGTGCCACTGATAATGGCTATGTTGAGCCCAACTCCTTCGCAGACCCCGATATCATCTGCCACAAGGCTGCCCGACCTGGCAAGGGTCATGTAACAGTTGAACCAGGCGACAAGATCACTCTTCAATGGAGCACCTGGCCGGAAAGTCATAAAGGTCCTATCATTGATTATCTCGCAAGATGTCCTGGAGACTGTGAGACTGTTGACAAGAACGATCTTGAGTTCTTCAAAATTGGTCAAGAAGGTCTCATTGATATGTCGATGCACAGTGGGAAGTGGGCGTCAGATGTCCTTATTGCCACTAGCTTCTCTTGGACACTTCAGATTCCAGAAGCACTGGCTCCGGGCAACTATGTCCTCCGCCACGAGATTATTGCTCTTCACGGCTCTGGTCAGCCGAACGGAGCGCAAAACTACCCTCAATGCTTCAACCTCAAAGTCACTGGTGACGGAGACTTGGCTCCAGATGGCGTCAAGGGTACTCAGCTTTACAAGGCCAACGATCCTGGTattctcttcaacctctaCACGACACCTTTGTCCTATAAGATCCCTGGTCCTACACTGGTGCCTGGTCTCCCTTCTACAGTCTCTCAGCGTGTTGTCGCCGCAACTGCAACATCAAGTGCAACTGTGCCAGGACAGACCCAAGCTAGCACGAGCAGTAaatcatcttcgtcaacatCGAAAGGAAGCTCTACATCGACCAGCACCGCTGTTGGAGGAGACACAACACTCAAGACTTCAACAACAAACCGGTCTTCTTCGTCCAGCACAACGAAGGACACGCCACAGCCCACAGAAGACGACGATATCATCTGTGGTCCTGCAACAGGAGGTCTTCCCAAGTACAGCCAATGTGGAGGAAAGGACTACACAGGCCCGACAGTTTGTCAGTGGGGGTCAAGCTGTAAGGTTCTCAATCCCTATTACTCGCAATGTCTTTGA
- a CDS encoding sarcosine oxidase has protein sequence MSQPTESVIIVGAGIVGSSLAYFLSQSSTTRTITLIDRSFTSLLGSSGIAPGFIGQFNESEVLTKLAIDTVSEYVKIPGGFDRVGGLEIAFQGEGIQRLKARCEDAKKLGLEARMLSIEEAHQLAPELVNEDGEGQAVFFEKDGTANAVKITTWYQQEAKKHGVNFVEADVKQLTISEGSVTGIDVIENEASRHLTADKVIMTTGIWAQGLSSNLPFPVPVIPVGHPYMHAQPHEPLPHKVPFVRWIEHHVYARDHGTNFGIGSYDHAPMGYKPDTTAKGEWVDWFKQPLDFATGLLPPAAAREFQDGNHFNGVFSMTPDNMPLAGKVESVEGLFMAVAVWVTHAAGTAKVLTRIIDGEEVDGKTREALDPERFRGQDFAQLEEKSLTRYNSIYKTIKSGFGLGITVGSQVELYKICQVCKV, from the coding sequence ATGTCTCAACCAACTGAATcagtcatcatcgtcggcgCCGGCATCGTCGGTTCTTCCCTCGCCTATTTCCTGTCTCAATCTTCGACGACCCGAACCATAACCCTCATCGACCGTTCTTTCACTTCCCTCCTCGGCTCATCAGGGATTGCACCGGGCTTCATCGGCCAGTTCAACGAATCTGAAGTCCTCACCAAACTTGCAATCGACACTGTCTCGGAATATGTCAAAATTCCTGGTGGTTTTGACAGAGTTGGCGGTCTGGAGATTGCGTTTCAAGGTGAGGGTATTCAACGATTGAAGGCGAGGTGTGAGGATGCGAAGAAGCTTGGGCTTGAGGCTAGGATGTTGAGCATTGAGGAGGCGCATCAGCTTGCCCCAGAATTGGTCAATGAGGATGGTGAAGGGCAGGCGGTCTTCTTTGAGAAAGATGGGACGGCGAATGCAGTGAAAATAACGACTTGGTATCAACAAGAGGCGAAGAAGCATGGAGTCAACTTTGTGGAAGCTGATGTGAAGCAGCTCACCATCTCGGAGGGTAGTGTCACAGGCATTGATGTTATTGAGAATGAGGCATCGCGCCATCTCACCGCTGATAAAGTCATCATGACGACTGGAATCTGGGCCCAAGGTCTCTCATCAAACCTCCCCTTTCCTGTCCCAGTCATCCCCGTTGGTCATCCCTACATGCATGCTCAACCTCACGAACCACTTCCCCACAAGGTTCCTTTCGTCCGTTGGATAGAACACCACGTCTACGCCCGCGATCACGGTACAAACTTCGGCATCGGAAGTTACGACCATGCACCTATGGGCTACAAACCCGACACTACAGCCAAGGGAGAGTGGGTTGACTGGTTCAAGCAACCTCTTGATTTCGCTACGGGGTTACTTCCTCCTGCAGCAGCTCGGGAGTTCCAAGATGGGAATCATTTCAACGGAGTGTTTAGTATGACGCCTGACAATATGCCCCTTGCTGGAAAGGTTGAGTCGGTCGAGGGATTGTTCATGGCAGTTGCAGTATGGGTTACGCATGCTGCTGGTACAGCCAAGGTTCTGACAAGGATTattgatggagaagaagtggaTGGCAAGACGAGGGAGGCTCTTGATCCCGAGAGATTTAGAGGACAGGACTTTGCGCAGTTGGAAGAGAAGTCGTTGACGCGCTATAACTCTATTTATAAGACTATTAAGTCAGGGTTCGGCTTAGGGATCACTGTAGGCTCTCAAGTAGAGTTGTATAAAATTTGCCAAGTTTGTAAAGTTtag